From Brienomyrus brachyistius isolate T26 chromosome 18, BBRACH_0.4, whole genome shotgun sequence, one genomic window encodes:
- the LOC125712542 gene encoding adiponectin receptor protein 1-like produces the protein MSTRSCPASDVDCNISEESRPFGDVELTEMGPLLEEGSTEQGGPSTLRDTEDEEDEDSVRVITLPLQAHHAMEKMEEFVHKVWEGRWRVIPYHLLPEWLKDNDYLLHGHRPPMPSFRACFGSIFRIHTETGNIWTHLLGLILFLCLGTLTMLRPNMSFTAPLQEKVVFGMFFLGAVLCLSFSWLFHTVYCHSEKVSRTFSKLDYSGIALLIMGSFVPWLYYSFYCSPQPRLIYLSVVCMLGIAAIIVAQWDRFATPRHRPTRAGVFMGLGLSGIVPTMHFTIAEGFVKATTVGQMGWFYLMGAMYITGAGLYAARIPERFFPGKCDIWFQSHQIFHVLVVAAAFIHFYGISNLQEFRYGLEGGCTDDSLL, from the exons ATGTCGACCCGCAGCTGCCCAGCCAGCGATGTGGACTGTAACATCTCTGAGGAGAGCCGCCCCTTTGGTGATGTGGAGCTGACTGAAATGGGGCCTCTGCTTGAAGAG GGGTCCACAGAACAAGGAGGCCCCTCGACCCTTCGAGAcacagaggatgaggaggatgaaGACAGCGTACGGGTGATTACATTGCCTCTACAGGCCCACCATGCTATGGAGAAGATGGAGGAGTTTGTGCACAAG GTTTGGGAGGGCCGCTGGAGGGTCATCCCATACCACCTTCTACCCGAGTGGCTGAAAGACAACGACTACCTTCTGCACGGACACCGGCCGCCCATGCCCTCCTTCCGTGCATGCTTTGGGAGCATCTTCAGGATCCACACAGAAACAGGAAACATTTGGACGCACCTCCTGG gGCTGATCCTGTTCCTGTGTTTGGGCACCCTCACCATGTTGCGGCCCAACATGTCCTTCACGGCCCCACTGCAGGAGAAGGTGGTGTTTGGGATGTTCTTCTTGGGTGCTGTGCTCTGTCTCAGCTTCTCCTGGCTCTTCCACACAGTCTACTGCCACTCTGAGAAAGTGTCCCGCACCTTCTCCAA GCTGGACTACTCGGGCATTGCCCTCCTGATCATGGGTTCCTTTGTGCCCTGGCTCTACTATTCCTTCTACTGCTCCCCACAACCACGCCTCATCTACCTCTCTGtggtgtgcatgctgggaatcgCCGCCATCATCGTCGCTCAGTGGGATCGCTTCGCCACACCCCGCCATCGGCCCACTCGTGCAG GGGTCTTCATGGGTCTGGGACTGAGTGGGAttgtacccacaatgcacttcaCCATCGCGGAAGGCTTTGTCAAAGCCACCACAGTGGGCCAGATGGGCTGGTTCTACCTGATGGGTGCCATGTACATCACAGGCGCTGGGCTCTACGCAGCTCGTATCCCCGAGCGTTTCTTCCCCGGCAAATGCGACATCTGG TTCCAGTCACACCAGATCTTCCACGTTCTAGTGGTGGCAGCTGCCTTCATCCACTTCTATGGGATATCCAATCTGCAGGAATTTCGCTATGGGCTGGAAGGAGGATGCACAGATGATTCTCTGCTCTGA